One Sphaerisporangium krabiense DNA segment encodes these proteins:
- a CDS encoding ComEA family DNA-binding protein encodes MHPTNGHGGTGSGPRETPPHDSGDPNGPTAPRPRQTGRPLPGRAPEPRRDPPRDAPGESPRLKHGPRSGAEGARTSSGDPDRTQRRTPPRRPSPESRPRPPYASPGAGPYVPPSYPPPGPPLAPYTAPPSPAGPYHVPHGAQPPFPPPPPKSDTAASIVWALAPILTCGAATPFTIGWAAAKLRSTMLGISAALYGLGMVAFVAAVASDGSNSMELLGMLGSGASWIGGFVHSLIIRKRVFTSSETPNDYAIAAAQQRRQLRQQARELAENDPALARELRIGRPDLPRTYDDGGLVDVNHAPAEVIAGLPGMNAQLARRVVEARVEVGGFVSAEDVSIALDLPPRLTADLVELTIYLP; translated from the coding sequence ATGCACCCGACCAACGGCCACGGGGGCACGGGATCGGGGCCGAGGGAAACCCCGCCCCACGACTCCGGTGATCCGAACGGCCCGACCGCGCCACGGCCCCGCCAGACCGGCCGCCCCCTGCCGGGACGCGCCCCCGAGCCGCGCCGCGACCCTCCGCGGGACGCGCCGGGCGAGTCGCCGCGCCTCAAGCACGGCCCCCGGTCCGGCGCCGAGGGCGCCCGCACGTCGTCCGGCGACCCCGACCGCACGCAGCGGCGCACGCCTCCCCGGCGGCCCTCCCCCGAGTCGCGGCCCCGCCCGCCGTACGCCTCGCCGGGCGCCGGGCCGTACGTGCCCCCGTCGTATCCCCCGCCGGGCCCGCCCCTGGCCCCCTACACCGCGCCGCCCTCCCCCGCCGGCCCGTACCACGTCCCCCACGGCGCCCAGCCGCCCTTCCCGCCGCCGCCGCCGAAGAGCGACACGGCGGCGAGCATCGTGTGGGCACTGGCCCCGATACTGACCTGCGGCGCCGCGACGCCGTTCACGATCGGGTGGGCGGCGGCCAAACTGCGCAGCACCATGCTCGGGATCAGCGCCGCGCTGTACGGGCTCGGCATGGTGGCGTTCGTGGCGGCGGTGGCGAGCGACGGCTCCAACTCGATGGAACTGCTGGGCATGCTCGGGTCCGGCGCGAGCTGGATCGGCGGCTTCGTCCACTCGTTGATCATCCGCAAGCGGGTCTTCACCTCCTCCGAGACGCCGAACGACTACGCGATCGCCGCCGCGCAGCAGCGCCGCCAGCTCCGGCAGCAGGCCCGCGAGCTGGCGGAGAACGACCCGGCGCTGGCCCGCGAGCTGCGCATCGGCCGTCCCGACCTGCCGCGCACCTACGACGACGGCGGGCTCGTGGACGTCAACCACGCGCCGGCCGAGGTGATCGCGGGGCTGCCGGGCATGAACGCCCAGCTCGCGCGGCGGGTCGTGGAGGCCCGGGTGGAGGTGGGCGGGTTCGTCTCGGCCGAGGACGTCTCGATCGCGCTGGACCTGCCGCCGCGCCTCACCGCCGACCTGGTCGAGCTGACGATCTACCTTCCCTGA
- a CDS encoding MBL fold metallo-hydrolase, which yields MTSHPRTRPEPDAPGLREIVPGVLAWTQPDGSWWLNNAGLVTGGGEALVVDTCATEPRTRRFLAAVRETTADAPIRLAVNTHQHGDHTYGNSLLPASTVIIGHAAMREALRTDPIIDGCPPIWSPVPDWGAVTRRVPDIAMRGELTVHVGERRVELRHPGFAAHTPGDVVAWLPEERVLFTGDLVFHGLTPLVLMGSVPGALRSLDWVAAFEPEHVVPGHGPVLDAAALPEVLAAHDRYYRLVLETAERGRAEGRTPLEAARACDLGEFAAWADAERLVLNLHRAYADLAGGGEPDVLAAFGDAVAFHGGPLPTFV from the coding sequence GTGACCTCTCACCCCCGCACACGGCCGGAGCCGGACGCTCCCGGCCTGCGCGAGATCGTGCCCGGCGTGCTCGCGTGGACCCAGCCGGACGGCTCCTGGTGGCTCAACAACGCGGGCCTGGTGACCGGCGGCGGCGAGGCGCTGGTGGTCGACACCTGCGCCACCGAGCCGCGCACCCGCCGCTTCCTCGCCGCCGTGCGCGAGACCACCGCCGACGCGCCGATACGCCTGGCCGTCAACACCCACCAGCACGGCGACCACACCTACGGCAACAGCCTGCTGCCCGCCTCCACCGTGATCATCGGGCACGCGGCGATGCGGGAGGCGCTGCGCACCGACCCGATCATCGACGGCTGCCCGCCGATCTGGAGCCCCGTGCCCGACTGGGGCGCGGTGACCCGCCGCGTCCCGGACATCGCGATGCGCGGGGAGCTGACCGTCCACGTGGGCGAGCGCCGCGTGGAGCTGCGGCACCCCGGGTTCGCCGCGCACACGCCGGGCGACGTCGTGGCCTGGCTGCCGGAGGAGCGCGTGCTGTTCACCGGCGACCTCGTCTTCCACGGGCTCACCCCGCTCGTGCTCATGGGCTCGGTGCCCGGGGCGCTGCGGTCGCTGGACTGGGTGGCCGCCTTCGAGCCCGAGCACGTCGTCCCCGGTCACGGCCCGGTGCTGGACGCCGCCGCGCTGCCGGAGGTCCTGGCCGCGCACGACCGCTACTACCGGCTGGTGCTGGAGACCGCCGAGCGGGGCCGCGCCGAGGGCCGCACGCCGCTGGAGGCCGCGCGGGCGTGCGACCTCGGGGAGTTCGCCGCCTGGGCGGACGCGGAGCGGCTGGTGCTCAACCTGCACCGCGCCTACGCGGACCTGGCGGGCGGCGGCGAGCCGGACGTCCTGGCCGCGTTCGGCGACGCGGTGGCCTTCCACGGCGGCCCGCTGCCGACCTTCGTGTGA
- a CDS encoding NuoI/complex I 23 kDa subunit family protein translates to MAKGLAVTLRHMLGKSVTQQYPEVRPDLPARSRGVIALVEENCTVCMLCARECPDWCIYIDSHKETTPAPEGGRPRAHNVLDRFAIDFSLCMYCGICIEVCPFDALFWSPEFEYAEYDIRDLLHEKDRLGEWVQTIPIPPAHDPNAEPPKEIAAAARPAPGRPSPAAPARPAPTGRETPQTRETSARSEATARAAVRAIRPPGALPKKPSPEGPRERAEKEPPEPSGPAEGP, encoded by the coding sequence TTGGCGAAGGGGCTTGCCGTCACCCTGCGCCACATGCTGGGCAAGTCGGTCACCCAGCAATACCCCGAGGTACGGCCCGATCTCCCCGCGCGCAGCCGGGGGGTGATCGCCCTGGTCGAGGAGAACTGCACCGTCTGCATGCTCTGCGCCCGGGAATGCCCGGACTGGTGCATCTACATCGACTCCCACAAGGAGACCACCCCCGCGCCCGAGGGGGGACGCCCCCGCGCGCACAACGTCCTCGACCGCTTCGCGATCGACTTCTCGCTGTGCATGTACTGCGGCATCTGCATCGAGGTCTGCCCCTTCGACGCCCTGTTCTGGTCGCCGGAGTTCGAGTACGCCGAGTACGACATCCGCGACCTGCTCCACGAGAAGGACAGGCTCGGCGAATGGGTGCAGACCATCCCGATCCCCCCGGCGCACGACCCCAACGCCGAGCCGCCCAAGGAGATCGCCGCCGCCGCGCGCCCCGCCCCCGGCCGTCCCTCCCCGGCGGCCCCCGCGCGCCCCGCGCCCACCGGACGCGAGACCCCTCAGACCCGTGAGACCTCGGCCAGGTCCGAGGCCACGGCACGTGCCGCCGTCCGCGCCATCCGCCCCCCGGGCGCGCTCCCGAAGAAGCCCTCACCCGAGGGGCCGCGCGAGAGAGCGGAGAAGGAGCCTCCGGAGCCGTCCGGGCCGGCGGAGGGGCCGTGA
- a CDS encoding NADH-quinone oxidoreductase subunit J family protein, protein MTPALWPPTAQEIVFLLLGVVTAASALLVVTTRQIVHAALWLVVSFGALAGCYLVLTAEFVAWVQVLIYVGAVIVLLLFGIMLTRAPIGPSPDLDSGNRPAAVVVAVATAAVLVTTVIDGFRTAYAPLEPGRGAAEPLGRSLFRNWVLPFEALSVLLLAALIGAIVLSRTDIGGKD, encoded by the coding sequence GTGACACCCGCGCTGTGGCCTCCCACGGCGCAGGAGATCGTGTTCCTGCTGCTCGGAGTGGTCACCGCCGCCTCCGCCCTGCTCGTCGTCACCACCCGCCAGATCGTCCACGCCGCGCTGTGGCTGGTGGTCTCCTTCGGCGCCCTCGCCGGCTGCTACCTCGTGCTCACCGCCGAGTTCGTCGCCTGGGTGCAGGTCCTCATCTACGTCGGCGCCGTCATCGTGCTGCTGCTCTTCGGCATCATGCTCACCCGCGCCCCCATCGGCCCGTCCCCCGACCTGGACTCCGGCAACAGGCCGGCGGCCGTCGTCGTCGCCGTGGCCACCGCGGCCGTGCTCGTCACCACCGTGATCGACGGCTTCCGCACCGCCTACGCCCCGCTCGAACCCGGCAGGGGCGCCGCCGAGCCGCTCGGCCGGAGCCTCTTCAGGAACTGGGTGCTGCCCTTCGAGGCCCTGTCGGTGCTGCTGCTCGCCGCGCTGATCGGGGCCATCGTGCTCTCCCGCACCGACATCGGCGGAAAGGACTGA
- a CDS encoding serine/threonine-protein kinase has product MQPARPSQSTLAISILWALAPLFTCGLATPFTIGYAAYRRRAPMLAVAAMFYFLGLFLMVLVIVAFDSSPEYPGWAAVIVVGGLFTNWIGGVIHSLAIRSMVFAPRTAVHFAAPPAYRPSGYTPAPYPGTPVPPTTPLPPVPSPYGLRPPAAPPVPGSRLRHHPPQPPYPVPPAVATNPPVRDHVTTPADAVRRTPSPLHVSTPPAQAVGPLPAGEPDHIGRYRLVGSLGQGGQGSVYLGETPEGSRVAIKVLHARLAAEAGARQRFLREVEAARRVAPFSTARVIDAGVAGERPFIVSEYVEGSSLEQLVREQGPRGHDGLVRLALGTSGALAAIHKAGIVHRDFKPSNVLIGADGPRVVDFGIARVLDNATATSSGVLGTPAYMSPEQVAGERVGPESDVFSWAATMVFAATGRPAFGEDNIAAVLNRIFTVQPDLSALPDSLAKVVGTCLDKRPENRPSASDVMLAIVH; this is encoded by the coding sequence ATGCAGCCAGCAAGGCCCTCACAGTCCACCCTCGCGATCAGCATCCTCTGGGCCCTGGCTCCGTTGTTCACCTGCGGCCTGGCGACGCCGTTCACCATCGGGTACGCGGCCTACCGCAGGCGCGCCCCGATGCTGGCCGTCGCGGCCATGTTCTACTTCCTCGGCCTGTTCCTGATGGTGCTGGTCATCGTCGCATTCGACAGCTCGCCCGAGTACCCGGGGTGGGCGGCCGTGATCGTGGTGGGCGGGCTGTTCACGAACTGGATCGGCGGGGTCATCCACTCCCTGGCGATCCGCTCGATGGTGTTCGCGCCGCGGACGGCGGTCCACTTCGCCGCCCCGCCCGCCTACCGGCCGTCCGGCTACACCCCGGCGCCGTACCCGGGCACCCCCGTCCCGCCCACGACGCCGCTTCCGCCCGTGCCGTCCCCGTACGGCCTCCGCCCGCCGGCCGCGCCGCCCGTCCCCGGCTCGCGGCTGCGCCACCACCCGCCGCAGCCGCCGTACCCGGTGCCGCCCGCGGTGGCCACCAACCCGCCCGTGCGCGACCACGTCACCACGCCGGCCGACGCCGTGCGCCGCACGCCGTCGCCGCTGCACGTCTCGACGCCCCCGGCCCAGGCCGTGGGGCCGCTCCCGGCGGGCGAGCCCGACCACATCGGGCGCTACCGGCTGGTCGGCAGCCTGGGGCAGGGCGGCCAGGGGTCGGTCTACCTGGGCGAGACGCCGGAGGGGTCGCGGGTGGCCATCAAGGTGCTGCACGCCCGCCTCGCCGCCGAGGCGGGGGCCCGGCAGCGGTTCCTGCGCGAGGTCGAGGCGGCCCGGCGCGTCGCGCCGTTCTCCACCGCGCGCGTGATCGACGCGGGCGTGGCGGGCGAGCGGCCGTTCATCGTGAGCGAGTACGTCGAGGGTTCCTCGCTGGAGCAGCTCGTCCGCGAGCAGGGACCGCGCGGCCACGACGGGCTGGTGCGGCTGGCGCTCGGGACGTCGGGCGCGCTGGCCGCGATCCACAAGGCGGGCATCGTCCACCGGGACTTCAAGCCGAGCAACGTGCTGATCGGCGCGGACGGGCCACGGGTGGTGGACTTCGGCATCGCCCGCGTGCTGGACAACGCGACGGCGACCTCCAGCGGCGTGCTCGGCACGCCCGCCTACATGTCGCCCGAGCAGGTGGCGGGCGAGCGCGTCGGCCCGGAGTCGGACGTGTTCAGCTGGGCGGCCACGATGGTGTTCGCGGCGACCGGGCGCCCGGCCTTCGGCGAGGACAACATCGCGGCCGTGCTGAACCGCATCTTCACCGTGCAGCCGGACCTGTCGGCGCTGCCGGACTCGCTGGCCAAGGTGGTCGGGACCTGCCTGGACAAGCGTCCGGAGAACCGGCCGTCCGCCTCCGACGTGATGCTCGCGATCGTCCACTGA